The following coding sequences lie in one Pseudorasbora parva isolate DD20220531a chromosome 18, ASM2467924v1, whole genome shotgun sequence genomic window:
- the LOC137046502 gene encoding zinc finger protein 501-like yields the protein MEIEEESRRTSDEETEEETDAVEVNEDKQQKSHLFTNEDGNAVASKTEKKVTQKRAKKTRVNGSFTCSQCGKSFTRKDHLKKHMRIHTGEKSFTCSQCGTSFGCKGNLTKHMRVHTGEKTFTCTECGKSFRCKEHLKSHMRIHTGEKLFTCSQCGKSFGYKKVLDNHLRCHSGVKSFSCDQCEKTFTVEAGLRSHLKVHAAVKPHFCSVCGKSFSRLQSLQKHESIHAGVKPYMCFDCEKTFSRADQLKQHQRVHTGEKPFKCSHCDKSFFRSGRLKDHERVHTGEKPFKCSSCGKSFTSSSYLRTHEKKCRPEVS from the coding sequence ACGCTGTGGAAGTGAATGAAGACAAACAGCAAAAATCTCATCTTTTCACAAATGAAGATGGAAACGCAGTCGCTTCAAAGACCGAAAAAAAAGTCACACAGAAACGAGCTAAGAAAACTAGAGTCAACGGATCTTTCACCtgctctcagtgtggaaagagtttcacacgTAAAGATCACCTTAAGAAACACATgaggattcacactggagagaaatcGTTCACATGCTCTCAGTGCGGAACGAGTTTTGGATGTAAAGGAAACCTTACAaaacacatgagagttcacactggagaaaaaacGTTCACATGCActgagtgtggaaagagtttcagatGTAAAGAGCACCTTAAGAGTCACATgaggattcacactggagaaaaactgTTCACTtgctctcagtgtggaaagagttttggTTACAAAAAAGTTCTCGACAATCATCTGCGCTGTCACTCCGGAGTGAAATCATTCAGCTGTGATCAGTGTGAGAAAACATTTACTGTGGAAGCAGGCTTAAGATCACATCTTAAAGTTCACGCTGCTGTGAAGCCGCACTTTTGTTCTGtttgtggaaagagtttttcaCGACTGCAGTCTTTACAAAAGCATGAGAGTATTCATGCTGGTGTAAAACCTTATATGTGCTTTGACTGTGAGAAGACCTTCAGTAGAGCTGACCAATTAAAACAACATCAGAGAGTTCACACCGGAGAGAAACCGTTCAAGTGCTCACACTGTGATAAAAGTTTCTTCCGTTCAGGACGCCTGAAAGATCACgagagagttcacactggagagaagcctttcaagTGCTCGTcatgtgggaagagtttcaccAGCTCCTCTTATCTACGGACTCATGAGAAAAAGTGTCGCCCGGAAGTTTCCTAA